The following coding sequences lie in one Diceros bicornis minor isolate mBicDic1 chromosome 33, mDicBic1.mat.cur, whole genome shotgun sequence genomic window:
- the PENK gene encoding proenkephalin-A: protein MARFLRLCTWLLALGAGILATVRAQCSQDCATCSYRLARPTDINPLACTLECEGKLPSLKTWETCKELLQLSKLELPQDGTNALRESSKQEESHLLAKKYGGFMKRYGGFMKKMDELYPVEPEEEANGGEIFAKRYGGFMKKDAEEDDTLGNSSDLLRELLGTGDNRESSHHQEGSDDEEVSKRYGGFMRGLKRSPQLEDEAKELQKRYGGFMRRVGRPEWWMDYQKRYGGFLKRFADSLPSDEEGESYSKEVPEMEKRYGGFMRF, encoded by the exons ATGGCGCGGTTCCTGAGACTCTGCACTTGGCTGCTGGCGCTTGGCGCCGGGATTCTGGCGACCGTGCGGGCACAATGCAGCCAGGACTGCGCGACGTGCAGCTACCGCCTGGCGCGCCCCACCGATATCAACCCCCTG GCTTGCACACTGGAATGTGAAGGGAAACTGCCTTCTCTCAAAACCTGGGAGACCTGCAAGGAGCTCCTGCAGCTGTCCAAACTGGAGCTTCCTCAAGATGGCACCAACGCCCTCAGAGAAAGCAGCAAACAGGAGGAGAGCCATCTGCTAGCCAAAAAGTACGGAGGCTTCATGAAAAGGTATGGAGGCTTCATGAAGAAAATGGATGAGCTTTATCCTGTGGAGCCGGAAGAAGAGGCAAATGGAGGTGAAATCTTTGCCAAGAGATACGGGGGCTTCATGAAGAAGGATGCAGAGGAGGATGACACCCTGGGCAATTCCTCAGACCTGCTGAGAGAGCTGCTGGGAACAGGAGACAACCGAGAGAGTAGCCACCACCAGGAGGGCAGTGACGATGAAGAAGTGAGCAAGAGATATGGGGGCTTCATGAGAGGCTTAAAGAGAAGCCCCCAGCTGGAAGACGAAGCCAAGGAGCTGCAGAAGCGATATGGGGGCTTCATGAGAAGAGTGGGTCGCCCGGAGTGGTGGATGGACTACCAGAAAAGGTATGGGGGCTTCCTGAAGCGCTTCGCTGATTCTCTGCCCTCCGACGAAGAAGGTGAAAGTTACTCAAAAGAAGTTCCcgaaatggagaaaagatatgGAGGATTTATGAGGTTTTAG